Proteins from one Mesorhizobium sp. AR10 genomic window:
- the nifB gene encoding nitrogenase cofactor biosynthesis protein NifB, giving the protein MSAPTISLQGLTSTTVFDELLATARSGGCASSTCGVAGKPEDMDPAVWDKIKDHPCFSEEAHHFFARMHVAVAPACNVQCNYCNRKYDCANESRPGVVSEKLTPDQALRKVIAVANEVPQLSVLGIAGPGDACYDWKKTRATFESVAREIPDIKLCVSTNGLALPDHVAELADMNVDHVTITINMVDPEVGAKIYPWIFYDHRRYAGIEAARILHERQMLGLEMLTARGILTKINSVMIPGVNDEHLIDVNKLVKERGAFLHNVMPLISDPAHGTHYGLTGQRGPNATELKALQDRLDGGAKLMRHCRQCRADAVGLLGGDRGQEFTLDRIAGKDTYDSSKREAYRQVVAHERRDHVAARSAAIGMVKAAGSGKSLLVAVATKGGGRVNEHFGHAREFQLFEASPKGISFVGHRKVEQYCVGGWGEKATLDGVIAALDGIDIVLCAKIGNCPKDQLAEAGIRATDAYGHDYIETAISAVYATAFAIGPLAATA; this is encoded by the coding sequence ACGAGTTGCTGGCGACCGCGAGGTCCGGTGGCTGCGCATCGTCAACCTGCGGCGTGGCGGGAAAGCCGGAGGACATGGATCCGGCTGTCTGGGACAAGATCAAGGATCACCCGTGCTTTTCGGAAGAAGCGCATCACTTTTTCGCGCGCATGCACGTCGCGGTCGCACCGGCCTGCAATGTCCAGTGCAACTACTGCAATCGCAAGTATGACTGCGCCAACGAAAGTCGGCCTGGGGTCGTTTCGGAAAAACTGACACCCGACCAGGCGCTGCGCAAGGTGATCGCGGTCGCCAACGAGGTGCCGCAGCTTTCCGTACTCGGGATCGCCGGACCGGGCGATGCCTGTTACGACTGGAAAAAGACAAGGGCAACCTTCGAAAGCGTCGCCAGAGAGATCCCCGACATCAAGCTTTGCGTCTCAACCAATGGGCTCGCGCTGCCTGACCATGTCGCCGAGCTCGCCGACATGAACGTCGATCACGTGACTATCACCATCAACATGGTCGACCCGGAAGTCGGCGCAAAGATCTATCCTTGGATCTTTTACGATCATCGCCGCTACGCCGGCATCGAGGCCGCCCGAATCCTGCACGAGCGGCAGATGTTGGGCCTGGAGATGCTCACCGCGCGCGGCATCCTCACGAAAATCAATTCGGTGATGATTCCCGGCGTCAATGACGAGCATCTGATCGACGTGAACAAATTGGTCAAGGAGCGTGGCGCGTTCCTGCATAACGTCATGCCGCTGATTTCCGACCCGGCGCACGGTACGCACTACGGCCTGACTGGGCAGCGCGGTCCAAATGCAACAGAGTTGAAGGCGCTTCAGGATCGTCTCGACGGCGGCGCCAAGTTGATGCGCCACTGCCGGCAGTGCCGGGCCGATGCCGTCGGCCTGCTCGGCGGGGATCGTGGCCAGGAATTCACGCTCGACCGGATTGCCGGCAAGGACACCTACGACTCCAGCAAGCGCGAGGCCTATCGACAGGTGGTCGCGCACGAGCGCCGTGATCATGTGGCGGCCAGGAGCGCGGCGATCGGAATGGTCAAGGCAGCAGGCTCCGGCAAGTCCCTTCTCGTCGCGGTGGCGACTAAGGGGGGCGGCCGTGTCAATGAACACTTCGGTCATGCAAGGGAATTCCAACTTTTTGAAGCCTCGCCGAAAGGGATCAGCTTTGTTGGGCATCGCAAGGTCGAGCAGTATTGCGTCGGAGGCTGGGGCGAAAAGGCCACCCTCGACGGCGTCATCGCTGCGCTGGATGGCATAGACATCGTGCTCTGCGCCAAGATCGGAAATTGCCCGAAGGATCAGCTCGCGGAAGCGGGAATCCGAGCAACGGACGCTTATGGTCATGACTACATCGAAACCGCAATTAGCGCAGTTTACGCCACCGCGTTTGCGATCGGACCACTGGCTGCAACGGCCTAG